The genomic stretch cttggagtttcgagtttcgtagtagccctgctgcgcaCGTTCTCGTAATAAATAGAGTGCTCTTTTTTACAGCCGGCCGCTGCCAGCATTTTTCCATGTGTgcctaaataaattatgttcgGTCGCAACGTCGAATATGTCATCGGGCGTGGGGCAAATTTATTGTAGTGCCTTAGCAAgggcgtttttagggttccgtaccataaaataaatagctttTAAAGTGGaagtaaatactttattaaataagctcggataactcacgtcttaaaccgagtttagcagGACATTCAATTCGGAcagctaattcgtagcccttccccTGGGAGCACGCGACACGGCGGCTGCTGCACCATaccctgtaccactaccatgagtttacagttaccgtactcgatagcgacggcgtaaattatttgtagaggcactgtaattctccatacaaataatttgcgccgtcgctatcgagtacggtcactgtaaactcatggtagtggtactgcgcgccaccgctctccTCGCGCGACATCAGTCcaaaacatgtcaagctaaactcgatttaagacgtgacggacacgtatctgaatatcgaaaattgaaatatcgatagttaaaatatcaacggtcaaaatatcgaaccagTTCTAACCACAGGCAAAGATATTTGGCAACTAAAAAGAACAAACTgacagtaggtacataattattatagttaCTTATGTAAGAGCATGAAAAATGTAACTGTGGCATGTTTCTGCGaatatacctaacctaacctactttcaatattttgaccgtcgactttttaacttaaaaaaaaatcatgtaattaaaaaaatacatattattattatattttacacaCTTTAGATAggtcaattttcgatattcaggtACGTCCCCGACTTATCCGAGTTTATTTCTTTAAGTAAATATGAGtcagtctcacggtagtttcatgttcaaatacgttaattaaagaaaaaaccggccaagagcgtgttggacacgcccaaaatagggtttcgtagccattacgaaaaaataatgtaatatttttctaaggatttcgtattttatactgaatcttccaagtttaggtatattttataccttaggctgccatttactcttaaactactaataattctcaagaatagttttccttgaaagtttgatatacttactaccatcctgatttttttcaattagagagggggggggggggacgctcgattttcatgaaaatttgcactttaaagttgaatatttcgcaaacacatcactgaatcgaaaaatcgtcttagcaaacccctaatggttttaaaagacatatctagcgataaggttggatgagaaaaagaaatcacccccactttacgtctatgggaggtaggtactcttaaaaaaaaatttttgaatttttttattgcaccattttgtcggcttagtttacatatatattcgtggaaaattacagatttctagcattgatagtccctgagcaaagtcgcggacggacagacaggcagacatggagaaactatgagggttccgtttttgccattttggctacggaaccctaaaaatggtttatAAAGTTTGAAACCACAAAACTCACGTCATTAATATGAAAACCAACGTTGCAAGTTGTGTAAAAgctatctataatataaaagtgaaccgccagaacaggacaaaaaaacgagacagagcaggatagcgctctacaagcttttttattataccattttgtcggcatagtttacattatatatatccgtgcaaaattaatacAGCTTTtgagcattgatagtccctgagcaaagccgcggacggacggacagacagacagacagacatggcgaaactataagggttccgtttttgccattttggctccggaaccctaaaaaggtatagaaaaataaatctgaaaCTAACTTGTGATGATCCGACCGCTTTCGGCCATGTAAACTAACTTATTCTAAgcctaaaactataataattgcaaatataatatttgcaagtataaggctggctgcgttttcTCGTTGTATGGCagtgccaatacgttgaccgaggaaagagccagctcTATGGTCACATCTCACATGTGGAAGAGAGATGGGTCAGAATGAGACCTTGGGTCACAACCACGTAACCATCATGCAGCTGGCTCATTTGCAGAAAATATGcacctttagttttttttagaaaattgattttttatacttatcgTCCTCAGAATCGTTTCTGTATTCCAACCCCAATATAccccaaaaaatatgaaaaaatatgcCCCAAATTGACCATATCACTTCGTTAAATTTTTGTaagagttatttttttatttctatgaaCGTAAAGCACCTGagatttataatttttctaCACAAAATTTTGGGACATCAAAATGCCGTATATCTGTCTCATTTTCGTTACattttaatataggtacttaaaatgtttttgaatgtaACGCACCtgagaaatatttttccatATAAAAGTTTGGGACACTTGAAGGGTGCATATTTTCGGATGACCCAACTACTAGCTTCTCAGCCAGAACAGAGTACACGCTTGCCGCTCCGCTGCACGCCCCGCTGCCGGCTGGCGTCTAGGCCACGGCCTAACGCCTCAATCAGATAACGATAACTCATtaacaggggtcggacaaaaagtgacgATGACGtcaaattatcacttatcattaatcaacctctttattaaacgatatgaaatttattttattcactaaattccattgatttatttacgatttttttgttacttcattaatgttactttgttactacatgtcacacggaagtttaaataaaaacatcatcttgtgtgcaagattacgtcatttttgtccgacccctgctcATTAAGTATTAATCCgcattgaaattaaaaattctgCATTGACATTGTTTTTCTTTTCGAAACAACGTGACGTCACTCCATTACTGATTAAAAGGTATTTTTATACTTTGCCAAAACTTATCCGTTTGCGGCCTACCCATTGAATTTCTGACATTTATGGATCGCCCCTAACCAATATTACCAAATTGATATTAATGCTCGAGCGATCCGATTGGTCGGCCCAATTACGTCAGCCTCGTCGCACACGATACCCAGCCAATCACTGGCCCGGAAATAATAACGAACCAAATTCGAACGTCaagtttttcatttaaatttcgaATACTCTGAATAGGTTTTGGGATTCATTAACCGTTTCTATATTTGGAagcattgtatatttttaaatgcctACTCATTATATCTATTGTAtacttatatctatctatatgattaatttgtttttcacacctctccttcagaaaagtaacttttcctccctgacgagagggagcaaagtgcaacttttctgttcaaggcttttctaagtattttatagcaaatgccattttttgaagttgataattgtaaagcctcgccattttctatgctggttgttctttaataatatatagaatttgtttttatcaagtttcttaatgcttggtgtgaaaagttgtatgagcaactcgggaacaaaattattttcatcttgggcgttaacacttgaatccctcattacgctcaggattctaatttagaatccctcgctacgctcaggattccattgtagaatccttcgctacattctggattcaatataccgccctcgccgtaaatacactaTTTTGCTCCCTCGTGACACAAATTACTATTGTTATTGCTTCACCCGCGGCTTCTATGggtattttctcaaacatgacatgaaatattgacgttgtgttacaaataataagccgagaagtatcgcgctgcaggcgctggggctcagctgcgtgcgcgcggtcactctagcgcctgtaaagagatttcatacaacctgcaggccgctggccggcaatgcgaccgtcttttgtttcaacgcgcgctctgcgacacgcacgcggcccacggcCAGCAACCccgcccgccgccagcagccacacgacaccgcgaccagactagcgtcccgccagcttcatttcttgtttttttttcattttatttcatataatgcttgagaaaagcactatcgctacgctcggccgtctatatctgcttggccggcaaccccctacttcccggtctctacagtaatgtactaagtATATCTGTGCCGGCAAATACTGTCACCCTAGGTAATCTCGTTAAAATAATAGATGATCAAACGAACTTAACAAGTGAAGTTCGATCGATATTATATGAGTACGCTTCATTCGAAGATATAAAGACAACATGTAGTACTTTTAATGTACTGGCAACTTCGcacttgtaaaataataaaaagtatgaATTTCCGTTTCCTGTGGGTATCTACCTATGCGCTGCTTGTGGCGGCGTGCCCTCATTAGTTTAGAGAGTAGGTGGATACCTACAGCACAAAATTTTTGTTTGGGTAATGGGATGGGTTGGGACCTTATATCTTCGAATGAAGCGTACTCATATAATATCGATCGAACTTCACTTGTTAAGTTCGTTTGATCATCTATTATATTTCGTCGCTTCATTCTTCAGATATAAAGACAACATGTAGATGTTTAGAGAAAAAAATTTTGTCAGATAAGAAATGCATAACAGAACATAacctttattttcatatttatcaAAGATAATGTTTATCAATCAAAGTCAGTTTAAATCTTAACAACTGTAAAATCACTTTTTAATCTAACATAAATCACCATAAGAATCTAAGATGTATTACGTCTCAGTACGCATTTTGCAAAGCAAGCCTCGTCTTGTTTTATTGGTCGATGATAGAACTTTGCGAATGTTTGAGAAGAGATAGACCAGCCGGCGGCCTTCCTGATGGTGTCTAGGGAGATACCAGAAGCATGTGCCGTGGATGTGGCAGCATGCCTCGTGCTGTGCGCGCTGAATGTCGCCACATCCACGCCGCTCTCACCTAGTACCTGCTTAATCCATCTGCTAATAGATTGAGCAGAGGCTGGCTTGTGTGGTTTCCGGTATGTCAATATGAGTTTATTATCTGTTAGCTCAGATCTTAATTTACTTGTAACGAATATATAGTCTTCTAAGGCGGTGGCCGGACATATAGCGCGATTTTCCTTAAAATAGGGTAAGTAAAGCACTGGTTGCTCACGTCCATGTGCAGATGTTTTAATAACATCCGTAATACCAACTTCGATACCATTTGAGCCCACGACGATATTTTGCAGCTTAATAAGCGAAAGGGTCTGCACTCGATGTGCAGTACACAGTGCTAGGAGAACGACcaattttttggtaattttttcAATTGGTAGTTCTCGATTAGGGACCCAATTTTCAATATAATTGAAAACTAACTGTGGGTCCCATGTACTGGAATATTTTGGCAACGCTGGTCTCGACTTATAAACACCCTTAAGTAGCCGCTTGATTAGAAGATCGGAACTTAGGTCACTACTTAATAATAGGGACAACGCTGAGCGGTGATTGTTTATAGAACCGTAAGCATCCCCGTTATTGTATCGTTCTGTTAGGAAAAGCATTACATTTGGAGATGTCGCTGtataagggttcaatttatGAGCCTGACAGAACTGCCACCACGATTTATACGTTACGCCATACTGCAGTAGAGTATTTTTAGAAAGTGATCCGATCATTAACTCTAGGGCTACGTCTGGTGTTCCTCTGGATGAAAACGCTTTCCTGAGAGCATCGCGGCACCCAGGATAAGCTGTGTCCTCGAGTGATGTGGAGTCCTGAAAGAGTACGAATGAAAGTTGGGTGTAAAATGTATAATACTCGACCGCAGCATGCTTATCAGCAGTGGAAACCATGGCTGAGATCGCCATATTGGGAATACTAAGATACCCTCAGCCTcgtcatttataattttttgaacaCATTTCAAAATTAGTGAACATGGCGGAAAGGCGTAAAAATCTAAGTCTTTCCAGTTCAACGTGAATGCGTCTACAGTGAAGGCGTCTGGGTCTGGTTTCCAAGCGACATACGTTTTACATTTTGCATTGGTGCGAGAAGCGAAAAGATCTATTTTTGGCTCACCGAAGGCTATCACTAGTTTTTGAAATTCCGAGTTTGTTAACTGCCATTCTATATCAGGATTCAATCTTCGCGACTCTTGGTCGGCTTCTACGTTATCCTTTGTATTAATATATGATGCAAACAGCCATATTCTTCGCTCTTCGCACCATTGCCAAATAGTCCTTGTTAAGTCAGTCAAATGAGGGAAACGTATCCCACCCATTCGATTGACATAACTAATTGCTGTCGTATTATCGACTCGTAACAATATATTGCAATTTTGTTTGTCACGAGCGAAACACTTAAGTCCGAGAAAGACAGCGAGTAGTTCGAGATAATTTATGTGAAAATTACGTTCGCTATCTTTCCAACCCCCACCGACACGAGTGCCGTTGCTAAAGGCACCCCAGCCGGTTTTGGAGGCGTCTGTGAAAATTTCGAGGTGGAAATTAGGTATTGTAAGCGGGTTAAATGTAGACAATATATTATTGGTCCACCATTGTAAGTCTGGTAGAATAACTTCGGGCAGCTTTATTTTTGTATCGTAACTTTGATATTTCGTAAGGGCGAGAAATTTCTGCCGCTCCAAGATCTTGGTGTATAGCCAGCCGTATCTTACAGCTGGGCAAGCAGATGTGAGAACGCCTATTAAGTGGGCAAGGTCTTTTATCGTACACATCGGCCTATGAGAAAACTTTTGTATCAATTGCAATATATTGTTTCGTTTGTCTAACGGAAGCGATAACGACATGTCGATTGAGTTAAACCTGAATCCTAAGAATTTGCAATCCTGCATTGGTAATAAACAGCTTTTATCGTAGTTAACAACGAAACCAAGGCAGTTCAGTAATCTAAGTGTTTCATTAACATTACGTGAACACTCCTCAAAGGTATTACCGATACACAATAGATCATCGAGGTATATGACAGATTTATGGCCACGGCTCCTTAAATTTGTTACAACCTCTTTCATGATTTTGGTGAAGGTTCGTGGGGCTGAGGACAAACCATATGGCATGGCCGTAAACTCGTATGAcaaattttcaaaatgaaatCTAAGATACTTTCGATGGGATCTAGCTATAGGCACAAGAAGGTATGATTCTTTTAAATCTAAAGTGGCCATAAACCCATTAGAAGGTATCATTTTTGACGCGGTTCTATAATCTTCCATTTTAAAATGGCCTTTAACAACATATTTGTTTAGACGTTTAAGATTAAGTATAAATCTATGGCCACCACTAGATTTCGGTGCCAAAAATACACTGGATACAAATTCATCAGGTCGGGGCTCACATTCTGAAATCGCGCCAAGTTCcaataagtttttgatagctATTTCCATATCCTGTTTTTCTTTAGCTGAAAAACAATTACGTGGGGGATTAGCTTGTACCGCTTTCTTGACAAAAGGTATGCGATAACCGTCACGAATCCAATTTAGGATAACAGGGTTTTTAGTAACACCTAACCAGCATTTGTAGAAATGTTGCAATCTGCCGGCATGTACCTGGGTTACTGTCGTATTTTTGCACGTTTGCTGGTGGTAGTCGCACTCGTTGAGCGCGTTGTCGTCGTTGGCTGCGCTGCGAGGGGCTGGCGGCGATACGGGTACGGGTATGGCGTCATTGTCCGGTAGGTCGAGGTGTGCCCCCCCCTGCTCGACGATGGGAAGCGAGGAGGGCCCGACCAGTTTCCCTGTTGACGAGGTCGAAGTCCTGAAGACGATGAGTTTGACGTGGCCGGCTTTTGAACGGAACTCTTTTTAATTTGTAGGCCTTGCTTCTCAATTACTTTCGAAGCTTTAATTTTTTCCGATAGTTTTTCTCCGAAGAGGGTTTCGTCTCTATCTTGATCCTGTATAACAGACAGGAACGCCTTATCAAGGCCCGGAGTTATAAGCTTAGTTCTTACTTGTGTCTCGACGAAGTGGAGGTCCGAAAGGATTCGGCAACCATCAGATAGGATCTTAACGGCTTGCACCTTGTCGTCACTGGTCAATAGTGTATTCATGGCTCTATTGATGGCGGAAATGCCTAAGCCGAGTTGTTCCTGCTtggcctgtatttttttatctcgtGACCTCACAGTTTCGGCAACGGCGGCAGATATTTCCGCATTTAAGGTCGGTGCCCTTAATAGTTTACAGTTCCCGGGGATACTGTATTCTTTCAAAAGTTGTTCTTTTGCGTCTTTCGGCATGCCCTTCTTTAGGATAGGGAGCCACCGTTGTGCCAATTTCTCGTGAATATCTGGGCCATAAGCCGGAGTGTCGTCAGATGGGTCACCGAGAGCCTGTAACATCTCAGGAGCGAGTTCGGGCTCGAGTACCGGCGTGGCGGTATTTTGTGTGTCGCCGCCGGACTCGGGCGCCGCGTCCGGGTCCGGCTGTGGGGGTGCCGAAGTCGTGTCATTGTGTTCCTCTGTGTTTTGTGCTCCGTTATCTAAAAAACCGCAAAATGAGGGTAGTTTTATAAAGGAACGAGATCAAGCAAAGCTACGCGTTACGCGTCTAAATTAAAGTTAGATATAATGTTATAATAGTCTCAGCGATCGCTGGAAGACTTAAAACCATCGTGCTGACCCACGGGCAGCCTcctggctattttttactgcgTCGTGCTTAGCCATCGTGTTAACCCGCAGTTAACCTCCCGGCGAGCTTATAGACGTCTATATGTTCGATAACAATCTAATAACGGAACGGAAAAGGTTTGCACAATGCACGTAGGTatcatttttaattacttattaacgATTTTGTGTAGGTAGACTCACCTGAATTTTCCTCGGAGTCCGATGACGAAGAGTACACAATTACACGACGAAATCTTTGCTGTTGTAACTTCTGAATTTTTGCTTTGTATAAATCAATTTTATCTTCTGCACTTCTTTTAGACATCGTGGAAAACGTTAAAGTTTTTTAAGGAAGCGTGCGTTCGTTGCCGCGCACAAAAAAAGAATGAGGGCACGCCGCCACAAGCAGCGCATAGGTAGATACCCACAGGAAACGGAAATtcatactttttattattttacaagtgCGAAGTTGCCAGTACATTAAAAGTACTACATGTTGTCTTTATATCTGAAGAATGAAGCGacgaaatataattataaatattggcGTATGCTGCATTCGTAACGTAACTTTTAGAGTGGATGGTGGCACAGTAGAAAAGGGTTTAACAAAACACAGACTGCCGTATTTAAAATATagcgtatttttttcttctcttaactttgaacaaactactttcacTGTACTTTTGTATAATCCCACTATAATATCCCACTAAtgtcccattaatattatacatatatattataaacgcgaaagtttgtatggatggatgtttgtttggatgtatgttcgttactctttcacgcaaaaactactgaacggatttccatgaaatttgcATACAGGTATGTATcgtcgtcccagcctatatacgtcccactgctgggcacaggcctcctctcagaacagagggcttgggccatagttcccacgcgggcccagtgcgggattgggaacttcgcacgcaccattgaatcgcttcgcaggtttgtgcaggtttccttacgatgtttttcttcaccgcaaagcacgtggtaaatttcaaatgtaaaatccgcacatgaatttcgaaaactcagaggtgcgagccgggttttgaacccacgaccctctgcttgagaggcgataggtcaaaccactaggccaccacggcttgtcaatataaataaggttgtttaagttttttgtgtctctgttccattgcaatcggcttcgaagtaaaaactccaaaaaactcCAACCGATCTCTCATTTTCCGCACCCAATTTTACAAACactaattgggccaatcaactattttaccgacactttgggcgtctcgtGCGTTACCAGCATtgctctggcgttaccaaaaaaaagtacttccaacaagatatttcacggtttaataggttgaacttgtgtaggatggcatgtattcatgtacgtcatctattaaattacagaaaaaaacatgtttacttacaaaaatctgcaattgtttgaaaaatgtcgcggacagattagtgtgggtaacaaagttgattggcccaattaacAATTATGGACCTCTTAGTCGTCAGAAAtagaaactttattattattataactagaACACATTGAAGCTGAAACAACACAAAAGCAACTGCTGAATTTATTTATCCTTGTCAATACAAGAACCAAACGCTATGACCTGTCCATCTCCGCATAGCACACACTTGTCTTTAATCTTTTTGTGCCCTGTGGGACACCCTTCTGCGTTAACCACCATTTGAGAAACTTGATGCTCTGTACCATGTGGACTGACAGTTTCTGTTTCTTCATCATTGTGTCCAAAATAAGGAGCGTTCCCATTCGGGTACGGATCGTCTCCAGGCATAAGGAGCCCTGAGGGCTGCCCGTCGGATAGATCACTTCTCTCTTCCCtggaatattaaaataattgattggtgggccaatcaacttttttaccgatactaatctgtccgcgacatttttcgaACAATTGAaggtttttgtaagtaaacatgttttttctgtaatttaatagatggtgtacataaatacatgccatcctacgttgttgttgttggaagtacgattttttatGACACGACACGATacgacgcccaaagtgtcggtaaaatagttgattggccctggTACATACGCTAATTTGCGGAGTTTCGTATCGGTTTAAACTTTCGTGTTTTCACTTAAAACTATTACAACACCCGACACTTAGGCTACGTTTTCACCAAAGATGGGCGAGGATGTGACGCGAGGAATGTTTTccacgaaccaatagaaacgcttcatttacttattctCGCACAGCctcgctctggtggaaacagctgagcggagcggggataggtaaatgaatcgtttctattggttcatgaaaaacacattcctcgcgacaaaataaaaaacaaaaagttgtcaaaaaaaatacatgcccaatattttctgataatgtgACGGACagactaaccccctgtttcactatccatttattaaatttatttgacggataaatgtgatgccgtcgctgtttgttttgtttgaatagacggagacggcatcacatttatccgtcaaataaaattaatcaatgagtggtgaaacagcccgtaaaacattttttcttcttCAGCAAACTACCCAATTGTCATCGCAATTTAATATTGTTAggttagtacagtcaccagcattaatatctgccacagcggagcgtgcaaaaatatctgacacgtcctaccggcccttgAAATAGAGTccaatcagatatttatgcacgcatgttgggtcagatattggtgctggtgactgtacatacgaaACTGCACTATACTTAgtttagataggtatttaaactaaatgtaaacaaaaaaacgtTAATTGGTGTTAGCAAACTACCCAATTGTCATCGCAATTTAATATTGTTAggttagtacagtcaccagcattaatatctgccacagcggagcgtgcaaaaatatctgacacgtcctaccggcccttgAAATAGAGTccaatcagatatttatgcacgcatgttgggtcagatattggtgctggtgactgtacatacgaaACCCTGCACTATACttagtttggataggtatttaactaaatgtaaacaaaaaaacgtcaattggtgtcttaaacatTGCAatcccattaaactatctaaacatttacatttctgtattaaaaaatacaccagtctagtttgtattacaatgagaactaaaatgttttaaatccttgaatgtagcaaatctgacagctgaagtttgtttacatttagttaaatactatccaaaccaagtatagcagGCTTTTTATTCTTCTATTTCTGTAAGTGAAACATACCTGTAATTTTTTACTGGTTTAGTGAGTGGGGTAGCAATAACCCCCACGGCCAACAACAAGACAAGTGCGTGCATCGCGTTCAAGGTTTTACAAGGAATGTGTCTCCGCTAGTACTTTTATAGTCTTAAGTAAACCTAGGCACCCTGGCCTCGTCCAACTGGATCTTGATTAtctatttttgcattcgactttCTACCGGATGCTAGTTACTTTGACAAGTTCGTACGTGACACTCTTAGAACCCTGTTGCAGTCGGCATTTGCCACAATTATCAAAAGAATCTTGATAAAGGTAGCAGAGGCTtactgcgacagggttctaccgaTCACGTAGAGTCAAGTCAAGGTATAGCGAACAGCGGGGCGGTGAGCCTTTCCCTATTCATTGCATATGCCTGCAGCAAAGAGTATTGTTATAaagaaaaagagtggcaactctatggtccAATTTGCATGTATAgtttaacatacatacatacataaaatcacgcctctttcccaacagggtaggcagagactacatccttccacttgctacgattctggcatacaactctcgcttcctctacattcatcaatcttttcatgcatgcacgtcggtttagagtactcctgacccgacctttcttcagaacgtccccgatttgatcgtggtataCTTTAACAGGTACTCGTATTTGGTGTATAAAGCCTGTTTAATGTTTGAATGTTTTGAAGCAGTTCGTACATTAACCGTGCACCATATaaacttaaaatgaaacaacACAATGCAATTATTTAGAACTTTATTCACTGTTAACACACGTATGATCAAGCAATAAGATCTGGCCATCTTTACATGGATTGAGTTAACACTTTCCACCCATTCTTACGTAGCTTGTGGCACAATTATTTGCTTAATAAACCTGTATTCAGCAGATATTGATGCAGTATACTTATATCGAAAATTAGGGGCGTTGACGTTGGGGTACTTACTGTAACCAGGCATAAGTAAGCACAAACACTTGGCCGTCGTATGGAGCTGCCACGAATACAGGGATGTTGACCGGGACACTTGAAGACAAAGTACTCGTACTCTCCACAGAAAATCAGCGTTACTGCActtaatgtgcggcaacacatgctgagggTCTCCCCTTTTTGGTATTCTGTCGTGTCACCAAgaaacatagttttagtgctagtttaagtcttagttttaggtggtacttatggagccagaTATATGGAGCAGgtaaatttatctaaattgattgatattaattcgagattcgaaatcaagattccaattattaaaaccacgaagtttattttgctgaatgtcatatttccgaattaacgatgtcatttcggaaaattgataatgGAATACTGTATTTCGcgccaataacatttcgtgcttTTCATTCTTTGGAGTTTCGCGATTAGATATAAGCCAAGAACGGTCCGattaccacacacacacacacacacactaccaCCATACCTAGTACCGAAAATCACATAGGTACCTTCCATAGTTCTTAAAATTACCtttacctagtatttttttcattataaattataattcatCACACCgtttccgtgagtcacagacggttctggcagaaaatcaacgctgcaggcgtctaacgctt from Choristoneura fumiferana chromosome 24, NRCan_CFum_1, whole genome shotgun sequence encodes the following:
- the LOC141441728 gene encoding uncharacterized protein, whose amino-acid sequence is MSKRSAEDKIDLYKAKIQKLQQQRFRRVIVYSSSSDSEENSDNGAQNTEEHNDTTSAPPQPDPDAAPESGGDTQNTATPVLEPELAPEMLQALGDPSDDTPAYGPDIHEKLAQRWLPILKKGMPKDAKEQLLKEYSIPGNCKLLRAPTLNAEISAAVAETVRSRDKKIQAKQEQLGLGISAINRAMNTLLTSDDKVQAVKILSDGCRILSDLHFVETQVRTKLITPGLDKAFLSVIQDQDRDETLFGEKLSEKIKASKVIEKQGLQIKKSSVQKPATSNSSSSGLRPRQQGNWSGPPRFPSSSRGGHTSTYRTMTPYPYPYRRQPLAAQPTTTTRSTSATTTSKRAKIRQ